GGAAAAGGGCCTCGTGCTCACGGCCAACGTGGCGCCGGAGGTGGCCGGCGCCTATCGCGGCGACCCCACCCGCCTGCGCCAGGTGCTGCTGAACCTGGCCGGCAACGCGGTCAAGTTCACGCATGAGGGGTCGGTGACCCTGTCGCTCACGGCCGGCGCGTCGATTCCCGTGGATGAGGCCGCTCCGCCGGAGGCGGCGGGCGACGACGGGGCCGTCGGGCCGCCCCGGCCCCTGCGTTTCGCCGTCACCGACACCGGCGTGGGCCTGGATGCCGAACAGCAGGGCCGCCTGTTCCAGAAATTCACCCAGGCCGACACCTCCATCAACCGGCGCTACGGCGGCACCGGGCTGGGCCTGGTGATTTCGCGCGAGCTGGTGCGCCTGATGGGCGGCGACATCATGCTGGACAGCGCGCCTGGCGCGGGTTCCACCTTCGCCTTCACGGTGCCGCTGACGCCCTCAAGCGTGCGGGTGGCGCGCCGTGCCGCGGCGGAGGCGGCGCTCAGCGGCCTGCGCGCCCTGGTGGTGGACAGCGCCCGGCCGGGGCCGGCCCGCACCGTGGTGCGCGGCACGCTGGAACGGCTGGGGCTGGACGTCACCACCTGCGTCGGCCCCGAGGCGGCGATGACGCTCGTGGCCACGCCGGCGGCCTGGTCCTTCGATGTGGTCACGCTGGCCGACGTCCTGCCGGAACAGGACGGGCCGGCCCTGGCCGCGGCCCTGCGCGCCCTGCCCCGTGCCGCGGCGGCCAAGATGGTGGTGGTGACCGACAGGGCGGATGTGATCGAGGCGGGTCACCACACCGTGCTGGACGGCATCCTGGCCCGGCCGCCCCAGACCATGGCGGTGCGTGACCTGATGCTGCGCCTGTTCGGTGGCGGGGGCGAGGCGGCGGACGGCGCGGCACCGGTGCTGGCCGCCGGCCACAGCCGCCGGGGCGAGGGGCGGCGGGTGCTGCTGGTCGATGACAACATGGTCAACCGTTCCGTCGCCCGCATCATGCTGGAGCGCGACGGCTATACCGTCGATATGGCGGAGGATGGGCGCGCGGCGGTGGAGGCCTGCCGCCGCACCGCCTATGACGTGGTGCTGATGGACGTGCAGATGCCGGTGATGGACGGTGTCACCGCCACCAGCATCGTGCGCCAGGAACTGGGCCTGCGCCGCCTGCCTATCCTGGCCATGACGGCCAACGCCATGGTGGGCATGCGCGAGGAATATCTGGGGGCCGGCATGGACGACTATGTCTCCAAGCCCTTCGACCAGGACCAGTTCCTGGACACGGTGGCGCGCTGGTCGGCGGAGGGGGCGGCCGGCGGCGTGGGGCGGGGCGAAACACGTCGGGATGAGCGATCGGCCATCCCCCCATCCGCGCCGATGGGCGCGCGCCCCGAGACCGAGGACGACCACACGCTGGGACGCATGGAGGGCGACGTCCTGGCGGGCCTGGCCGCCGTGGTGCCGCCGGATGATTTCCGCGCCCTGGTGCAGGGTTTCGTCGATCACGGCATCGCCCGCATCCATCGCATCGACGCACTGGCCACGGTGGGTGATCTGGAAACCCTGCGGGCGGAGGCGCACGACCTGATCTCCACCGCCGGCAATGTCGGCCTGGCGGGCATGCAGGCCTTGGGCCGACGGTTGCAGGATGCGTGCGTCGATGGTGATCTGGCCCTGGTGCGCACGGTGGCCGACCGCATCCACCGCGTCGGTCCCCCGGCCTGGACGGCGTTGGCGGAACGGTTTATCGATAAGGTTGCGGAATGATGTCTGATCACCGTTTTATGGAGAGCAGGGCATGAGCAAGGGCGCCATCGTATTCGCCGAGGACGAGCCGACCCTACGCGCCATGATCGGCACGTTGCTGAAGACCGGCGGCTATACGCCCGTGCCCGTCTCCGATGGGGCCGAATGCCTGCGGATGCTGAGCCAAGTGCAGCCCCGCGCCCTGCTGCTGGATATCGCCATGCCCACCATGGACGGGTTGCAGACCCTGAAGGCCGTGCGGGGCAGCCACGCCCTCTCCTCCATCCCCGTCATCATGGTGACCAGCCACGCCGAGGCCGACGTGCTGCAGGAAGCCCTGCGCGGCGGGGCGGCCGGCGTCATCCTGAAGCCGTTCAAGCCCAGCGAGTTCGTCATCCGCATGGAACGCTGCATGGCGCAGGCGCGGGGGCGGCGGTAATAGGGCGCGGTCGCCGCGAATGGGTGCCGGTGCCATAAAGCATGATGCGGCCGCCCGGCAGGCGGTCCCGGATGAACCGACCGCCTGAACACACGCCGCTGCCCCCGGGGAAGGGCGGGCAGCGCGCGGACCCGATTCATCACCCCTTGGGGGCGATGACGGTCCAGGTCTGACAGTCGAGATGATGCTTGGTCGAATGGCTG
The DNA window shown above is from Azospirillaceae bacterium and carries:
- a CDS encoding response regulator encodes the protein MSKGAIVFAEDEPTLRAMIGTLLKTGGYTPVPVSDGAECLRMLSQVQPRALLLDIAMPTMDGLQTLKAVRGSHALSSIPVIMVTSHAEADVLQEALRGGAAGVILKPFKPSEFVIRMERCMAQARGRR